Proteins encoded together in one Triticum dicoccoides isolate Atlit2015 ecotype Zavitan chromosome 7B, WEW_v2.0, whole genome shotgun sequence window:
- the LOC119341367 gene encoding uncharacterized protein LOC119341367, giving the protein MADETLLKLLFETPSGFAIFGIDGGFLFEEKPLEIIWTKFANKTTVDLVACQCEFQKFENKSDAINPSSGIDGRLATMIKNWWFGEKLLVGKLEHKYIIEKELNIVCRYDEVALEAMWGMKNLLHIVVPEEELELSDEDSKHRSKGLQIFLQNLNFDIKPDLVNGQITETACYVYHCLEHNKEILRCMRVTGVLEKEGIDTQGWDALKYVTAFMLMCTNEDPSEPNQGFSAEDLAKIIGGKGKYDKGLLKDNFMSIYRKAVDVHQTKVAKLQELDALVKEAKERAREAPQLQDVVVSVTEKSKIEP; this is encoded by the exons ATGGCGGATGAAACTCTTCTGAAGCTGCTCTTTGAGACACCTTCTGGTTTCGCAATCTTCGGCATTGATGGGGGTTTTCTCTTCGAAGAAAAACCGCTTGAG ATCATCTGGACTAAATTTGCCAACAAAACCACGGTAGACCTG GTGGCCTGTCAATGTGAATTCCAGAAGTTCGAGAACAAGTCAGATGCCATTAATCCTAGTTCTGGTATAGATGGACGCCTTGCTACAATGATTAAGAACTGGTGGTTTGGAGAGAAACTTCTTGTTGGAAAGCTTGAGCATAAATACATTATTGAAAAAGAACTG AATATTGTCTGCCGCTATGATGAAGTTGCCTTGGAAGCGATGTGGGGCATGAAAAACCTGTTACATATCGTCGTTCCTGAAGAGGAATTAGAGCTGAGTGATGAGGACAGCAAGCATAGGAGCAAAGGATTACAAATATTCCTGCAAAATCTTAACTTCGACATCAAACCTGATCTA GTTAATGGACAAATTACAGAAACAGCATGCTACGTGTATCACTGTCTAGAACATAACAAGGAGATTCTTCGGTGCATGCGTGTGACTGGTGTTCTTGAGAAAGAAGGCATCGACACTCAGGGCTGGGATGCGTTGAAGTATGTGACAGCTTTTATGCTCATGTGTACAAATGAAGATCCATCTGAGCCTAATCAG GGGTTTTCAGCAGAGGATCTTGCGAAGATAATCGGTGGTAAAGGGAAATATGATAAGGGACTTCTCAAGGACAATTTTATGTCGATTTACAGAAAAGCGGTCGATGTCCACCAAACGAAAGTTGCGAAGTTACAAGAGTTGGATGCTTTGGTTAAGGAGGCTAAAGAAAGGGCAAGAGAAGCTCCGCAGTTGCAAGACGTGGTGGTGTCTGTCACGGAGAAGAGCAAGATAGAGCCTTGA